Proteins found in one Rhodobacteraceae bacterium D3-12 genomic segment:
- a CDS encoding alpha-hydroxy-acid oxidizing protein — translation MDLHAKFPGIADLKTRARRRIPHFAFEYLDSGTGNEATLHRNRDMLDQVRFMPQILRGPMTPDLSVKLFDTSLPLPFGIAPVGMSGLIWPNAEYLLAKAAARLGIPYSLSTVAAQTPEHVAPVLGEQSWFQLYPPKDPDILRDILTRAKNAGFKAVALTVDVPVASRRERQTRSGLTHPPRTTPRILWQVARRPAWAMAMRPHGMPRLRTIETYMDNRGSLPPTEHIGYLLRTSPDLDYVRRVREIWDGPLMLKGVMNPEEAQGLEKEGVDGIWLSNHAGRQFDGAPSTIEVLPAMRAATKLPIIFDSGVEGGLDILRALALGADFVMLGRAWHYALAALGADGPDHLADMLQRDIEANLGQIGIERFADLPSRLEALPPTFAR, via the coding sequence ATGGACCTACACGCAAAATTTCCCGGCATCGCCGATCTCAAAACCCGCGCCCGTCGCCGTATCCCGCATTTCGCGTTCGAATACCTCGACAGCGGCACCGGCAACGAAGCCACACTGCATCGCAATCGCGACATGCTCGATCAGGTGCGTTTCATGCCCCAAATCCTGCGCGGCCCGATGACACCCGATCTGAGCGTTAAGCTTTTTGATACCAGTTTGCCGCTACCCTTCGGCATCGCTCCGGTTGGAATGTCCGGTTTGATCTGGCCAAATGCGGAATATCTGCTGGCCAAGGCGGCGGCGCGTTTGGGGATACCCTATTCGCTTTCTACCGTTGCGGCGCAGACGCCCGAACATGTGGCGCCTGTTTTGGGAGAGCAAAGCTGGTTTCAGCTCTACCCACCCAAAGACCCGGATATCCTGCGCGATATCCTGACCCGCGCCAAAAACGCCGGGTTCAAAGCGGTCGCACTGACTGTTGATGTCCCCGTCGCCTCGCGACGCGAACGTCAAACCCGCTCGGGCCTCACCCATCCGCCGCGCACCACGCCACGCATCCTGTGGCAAGTCGCACGCCGCCCCGCTTGGGCCATGGCGATGCGCCCGCATGGCATGCCGCGTCTGCGCACGATTGAAACCTATATGGACAATCGTGGCTCCCTGCCGCCGACCGAACATATCGGCTACCTGCTGCGCACCTCCCCCGATCTCGACTATGTCCGCCGGGTCCGCGAGATCTGGGATGGACCGCTAATGCTCAAAGGCGTGATGAACCCCGAAGAGGCCCAAGGCCTTGAAAAAGAAGGAGTTGACGGTATCTGGCTGTCCAACCACGCCGGGCGGCAGTTCGATGGCGCGCCCAGCACGATTGAGGTTCTGCCCGCCATGCGCGCCGCCACCAAACTGCCGATCATTTTCGACAGCGGCGTCGAAGGCGGCCTCGACATCCTGCGCGCGCTGGCGCTTGGGGCCGATTTCGTGATGCTGGGCCGTGCCTGGCACTATGCCCTCGCCGCCCTCGGCGCGGACGGGCCGGATCACCTCGCTGACATGCTCCAGCGCGATATCGAAGCCAACTTGGGTCAAATCGGCATCGAACGCTTTGCCGATCTGCCAAGCAGGCTAGAGGCGTTGCCCCCGACCTTCGCCCGCTAA
- a CDS encoding Lrp/AsnC family transcriptional regulator, translating into MTTCVFIQLRCKPGTTYKVAEQIVLRELHSELFSTSGEYDLIMKLYIPGDEDVGKFISDRLLDIPGIERSLTTLTFNAF; encoded by the coding sequence ATGACCACCTGTGTTTTCATTCAACTGCGCTGCAAACCGGGAACGACCTATAAGGTGGCCGAGCAGATCGTGCTGCGAGAGCTGCATTCCGAGCTGTTTTCGACCAGCGGCGAATATGACCTGATCATGAAGCTTTATATCCCCGGAGATGAGGATGTGGGCAAGTTTATCAGTGACAGGTTGCTTGATATTCCGGGCATCGAACGCTCGCTGACCACTCTGACGTTCAACGCGTTTTAG
- the hisB gene encoding imidazoleglycerol-phosphate dehydratase HisB, producing MRSATITRKTAETDISVDITLDGTGAYDNETGVGFFDHMLDQLARHSLIDMKIRCSGDLHIDDHHTVEDVGIALGQALSQALGDKKGIRRYGSCLLPMDDALVRAALDLSARPYLVWTLDLPTAKIGTFDTELVREFFQAFSTHGGITLHVDQLHGLNSHHIAEAAFKAVARALRDAVETDPRKADAIPSTKGAL from the coding sequence ATGCGCAGCGCCACGATCACCCGCAAAACTGCGGAAACAGACATTAGCGTCGACATCACCCTCGACGGCACAGGGGCCTATGACAATGAAACCGGCGTCGGCTTCTTTGATCACATGCTCGATCAACTGGCGCGCCACTCGCTGATCGACATGAAAATCCGCTGTTCCGGCGATCTGCACATTGATGACCACCACACCGTCGAAGACGTCGGCATCGCTCTTGGTCAGGCGCTCTCACAGGCGCTTGGCGACAAGAAAGGTATCCGCCGCTATGGCAGCTGCCTCTTGCCGATGGATGACGCGCTGGTGCGTGCGGCGCTTGATCTGTCCGCCCGTCCCTATCTGGTGTGGACGCTCGATTTGCCGACCGCCAAAATTGGCACATTCGACACCGAATTGGTGCGTGAGTTCTTTCAGGCGTTCAGCACCCATGGCGGCATCACCCTGCATGTCGATCAACTGCATGGGCTGAATTCGCACCACATCGCCGAAGCCGCGTTCAAGGCCGTCGCCCGCGCCCTGCGTGATGCGGTCGAAACCGACCCGCGCAAAGCCGATGCAATCCCTTCGACCAAGGGCGCGCTCTGA
- a CDS encoding pyruvate carboxylase: MPEFEKILIANRGEIAIRVMRAANEMGKRTVAVFAEEDKLSLHRFKADEAYRIGAGMGPVAAYLSIEEIIRVARECGADAIHPGYGLLSENPDFVDACDAAGITFIGPKAETMRALGDKASARRVAIEAGVPVIPATEVLGDDMAAIKAEAGEVGYPLMLKASWGGGGRGMRPILSEDEVEEKVLEGRREAEAAFGNGEGYLEKMIIRARHVEVQILGDKHGGMYHLFERDCSVQRRNQKVVERAPAPYLTDAQRSEICDLGYKICKHVNYECAGTVEFLMDMDTSQFYFIEVNPRVQVEHTVTEEVTGIDIVRSQILIAEGKTIAEATGKTSQDQITLNGHALQCRVTTEDPQNNFIPDYGRITAYRSATGMGIRLDGGTAYAGGVITRYYDSLLTKITAKAPTPEMAIARMDRALREFRIRGVSTNIAFVENLLKHPTFLDNSYTTKFIDDTPDLFQFSKRLDRGTKVLTYIADISVNGHPETQGRAEPPADLKPPRPPQVTKGHAPYGTKTLLEEKGAQAVADWMKAQKQLLITDTTMRDGHQSLLATRMRSIDMIKVAPAYAANLSQLFSVECWGGATFDVAYRFLQECPWQRLRDLRAAMPNVLTQMLLRASNGVGYTNYPDNVVQEFVRQAAETGIDVFRVFDSLNWVENMRVAMDAVVESGKICEGTICYTGDVLNPDRAKYDLKYYVGMAKELEAAGAHVLGLKDMAGLMKPSAARVLIKALKEEVALPIHFHTHDTSGIAGATILAAADAGVDAVDAAMDAFSGGTSQACLGSIVEALAHTDRETGLDIAAIREVSNYWEQVRAQYVAFESGLQAPASEVYLHEMPGGQFTNLKAQARSLGLEERWHEVAQTYADVNQMFGDIVKVTPSSKVVGDMALMMVSQNLTRAEVENPETDVAFPDSVIDMMRGNLGQPPGGFPDTIVNKALKGEAPNTERPGKHLPAVDIEATRAELSSELNGFAVDNEDLNGYLMYPKVFLDYMGRHRLYGPVRSLPTRTFFYGMEPGEEIAAEIDPGKTLEIRCQAIGETGEDGEVKVFFELNGQPRVIRVPNRLVKSQTAQRPKAEDGNLCHIGAPMPGVVASVGVSVGQSVHEGDLLLTIEAMKMETGIHAERDAVVKAVHAQPGGQIDAKDLLVEFEEPEDSKD; encoded by the coding sequence ATGCCAGAGTTCGAGAAAATCCTGATTGCCAACCGTGGCGAAATCGCCATCCGCGTGATGCGCGCTGCCAATGAAATGGGCAAACGCACGGTTGCCGTCTTTGCCGAGGAGGACAAGCTCTCCCTACACCGGTTCAAAGCGGATGAGGCCTATCGGATCGGCGCAGGCATGGGGCCGGTCGCGGCGTATCTCAGCATTGAAGAGATCATCCGCGTCGCCCGTGAATGCGGCGCCGATGCCATCCACCCCGGCTATGGCCTCCTGTCGGAAAACCCCGATTTTGTTGATGCATGCGACGCCGCTGGCATCACCTTTATCGGCCCCAAGGCCGAAACCATGCGCGCCCTTGGGGACAAGGCCAGCGCCCGGCGTGTCGCCATCGAAGCCGGCGTTCCCGTGATCCCCGCCACCGAAGTTCTGGGCGATGACATGGCCGCGATCAAAGCCGAAGCGGGCGAAGTCGGCTATCCGCTCATGCTCAAGGCAAGCTGGGGCGGCGGCGGTCGCGGCATGCGCCCGATCCTGTCCGAGGACGAGGTCGAGGAAAAGGTTCTCGAAGGCCGCCGCGAGGCCGAAGCTGCTTTTGGCAACGGCGAAGGCTACCTTGAGAAAATGATCATCCGCGCCCGCCATGTCGAGGTCCAGATCCTCGGCGACAAACACGGCGGCATGTATCACCTGTTTGAGCGCGACTGCTCGGTCCAACGCCGCAACCAAAAGGTGGTCGAGCGCGCCCCTGCGCCCTATCTCACCGACGCGCAGCGGTCCGAGATTTGCGATCTGGGCTACAAGATTTGCAAACACGTCAATTATGAATGCGCCGGCACCGTTGAATTCCTTATGGATATGGATACGAGCCAGTTCTACTTCATCGAAGTGAACCCCCGTGTTCAGGTCGAACACACCGTGACCGAAGAGGTCACTGGCATCGACATCGTGCGCTCGCAAATCCTTATCGCAGAAGGGAAAACCATCGCCGAGGCAACCGGCAAAACTTCGCAGGATCAGATCACGCTCAACGGCCACGCCCTGCAATGCCGGGTCACAACCGAAGATCCGCAAAACAACTTCATCCCCGATTATGGCCGCATCACCGCCTATCGCTCGGCCACGGGCATGGGCATCCGGCTCGACGGTGGCACCGCCTATGCTGGCGGCGTTATCACGCGCTACTATGACAGCCTGCTGACCAAGATCACGGCCAAGGCGCCGACCCCGGAGATGGCCATCGCCCGGATGGACCGCGCCCTGCGCGAATTCCGCATCCGCGGCGTGTCGACCAACATCGCCTTTGTCGAGAACCTGTTGAAACACCCCACCTTCCTCGACAACAGCTACACGACCAAATTCATCGACGACACGCCCGATCTGTTTCAGTTCTCCAAGCGCCTCGACCGCGGCACCAAGGTTCTGACCTATATCGCGGACATCAGCGTTAACGGTCACCCCGAAACCCAAGGCCGCGCCGAGCCGCCTGCCGATCTCAAGCCGCCGCGCCCGCCGCAGGTGACCAAGGGCCACGCGCCCTATGGCACCAAGACCCTGCTCGAAGAGAAGGGCGCGCAAGCCGTCGCCGACTGGATGAAAGCGCAAAAGCAGCTTCTTATCACCGACACCACCATGCGCGACGGGCACCAATCGCTGCTTGCCACGCGGATGCGCTCGATTGACATGATCAAGGTCGCCCCCGCCTATGCTGCCAACCTGTCACAACTTTTCTCGGTCGAATGCTGGGGCGGGGCCACCTTTGATGTGGCCTATCGCTTCTTGCAGGAATGCCCGTGGCAACGCCTGCGCGACCTGCGCGCCGCCATGCCCAACGTGCTGACCCAAATGCTGCTGCGCGCCTCAAACGGCGTCGGTTACACCAATTACCCCGACAACGTGGTGCAGGAATTCGTCCGTCAGGCCGCCGAGACCGGCATCGACGTGTTCCGCGTGTTCGACAGCCTGAATTGGGTTGAAAACATGCGCGTCGCGATGGATGCCGTGGTCGAAAGCGGCAAGATCTGCGAAGGCACGATCTGTTATACCGGCGATGTCCTGAACCCGGATCGCGCGAAATACGATCTGAAATACTATGTCGGCATGGCCAAAGAGCTTGAAGCCGCCGGCGCGCATGTGCTGGGGCTCAAGGATATGGCGGGTCTGATGAAACCCTCCGCCGCCCGTGTGTTGATCAAGGCACTCAAGGAAGAGGTCGCCCTGCCCATCCACTTCCACACCCATGACACCTCCGGCATCGCCGGGGCCACGATCCTTGCTGCGGCCGACGCCGGTGTTGATGCTGTCGATGCCGCGATGGACGCCTTCTCCGGCGGCACCAGTCAGGCCTGCCTCGGCTCCATCGTCGAAGCCCTCGCCCATACCGATCGCGAAACCGGTCTCGACATCGCTGCCATCCGCGAGGTGTCCAACTATTGGGAGCAGGTGCGCGCCCAATATGTCGCGTTCGAATCCGGCCTTCAGGCCCCCGCGTCCGAGGTTTACCTGCATGAAATGCCCGGCGGACAGTTCACCAACCTCAAAGCCCAGGCCCGAAGCCTCGGCCTCGAAGAACGCTGGCACGAAGTGGCACAGACTTATGCCGACGTGAACCAGATGTTCGGTGACATTGTCAAAGTCACACCGTCTTCCAAAGTGGTTGGCGATATGGCCCTGATGATGGTCAGCCAGAACCTCACCCGCGCCGAGGTTGAAAACCCCGAAACCGATGTCGCCTTCCCCGACAGCGTGATCGACATGATGCGCGGCAACCTTGGCCAACCTCCCGGCGGTTTCCCCGACACGATCGTCAACAAGGCGCTCAAAGGCGAAGCTCCCAATACCGAGCGTCCCGGCAAACACCTCCCCGCTGTCGATATCGAAGCCACCCGCGCCGAACTTTCGAGCGAACTCAACGGTTTCGCTGTCGATAACGAAGACCTCAACGGCTACCTTATGTATCCCAAGGTGTTCCTTGATTACATGGGCCGTCACCGCCTCTATGGCCCGGTGCGCAGCCTGCCCACGCGCACCTTCTTTTACGGCATGGAACCCGGCGAGGAGATCGCGGCCGAGATTGACCCCGGCAAGACCCTCGAAATCCGCTGTCAGGCGATTGGCGAAACCGGCGAAGACGGTGAGGTCAAAGTGTTCTTTGAGCTCAACGGTCAGCCCCGCGTGATCCGCGTGCCCAACCGCCTTGTGAAATCGCAAACTGCCCAGCGCCCCAAAGCCGAAGACGGCAACCTTTGCCACATCGGCGCGCCGATGCCCGGCGTGGTGGCCTCGGTCGGTGTCAGCGTCGGCCAGAGCGTGCATGAAGGCGATCTTTTGCTCACCATCGAAGCGATGAAGATGGAAACCGGCATCCACGCTGAACGCGACGCGGTGGTCAAAGCGGTCCACGCCCAGCCCGGCGGTCAGATCGACGCCAAAGACCTGCTGGTCGAGTTTGAAGAGCCCGAAGACAGCAAAGATTGA
- a CDS encoding UvrD-helicase domain-containing protein, translating into MSSFDESDAFEGASLAARAMAARPTPYLEGLNPAQRDAVEALDGPVLMLAGAGTGKTKALTTRIVHLLNTGRAQTNEILAVTFTNKAAREMKQRVARMLERDVEGMPWLGTFHSVCVKLLRRHAELVGLKSNFTILDTDDQLRLLKQLVAAANIDDKRWPARMLAGIIDNWKNRAWTPQSVPASEAGAYDHRGTEIYEQYQVRLRELNAVDFGDLLLHMVTIFQKHDDVLAQYQRWFKYVLVDEYQDTNVAQYLWLRLLAGGHKNICCVGDDDQSIYGWRGAEVGNILRFEKDFPGAKVVRLEQNYRSTPHILAAAAGVIRGNENRLGKELWTEAEDGEKVRLIGHWDGEEEARWVGDEIEAMQGGTRGMQPMSLDDLAILVRASHQMRAFEDRFLTIGLPYRVIGGPRFYERMEIRDAMAYFRLVVSPEDDLAFERIVNTPKRGLGDVAQKKIQMAARSNGVSLIEGAKILLETKGLGGKGAVELTRLVEGLDRWARMAGAGDLSHVELAEIILDESGYTGMWQNDKTPEAPGRLENLKELVKALEGFENLGGFLEHVSLIMDNESDGEEAKVSIMTLHAAKGLEFPAVFLPGWEDGLFPSQRSMDESGIKGLEEERRLAYVGITRAEELCTISFAGNRQVYGQWQSQMPSRFIDELPEAHVEVLTPPGLYGGGYGAAAPRAGGIESRVAEANVYNSPGWRRMQGRISDRPVSQPKERRNQVIDLDAVSSHTVGERVFHQKFGYGAIIGIEGDKLEIAFEKAGTKKVIAKFVSGANDIPF; encoded by the coding sequence ATGAGCAGTTTTGACGAATCCGACGCCTTTGAAGGGGCCTCTCTTGCCGCGCGGGCGATGGCAGCGCGGCCTACGCCTTATCTTGAAGGGTTGAACCCGGCTCAGCGCGACGCGGTTGAGGCGCTGGACGGGCCTGTTTTGATGCTGGCCGGGGCGGGAACGGGCAAGACCAAGGCCTTGACCACGCGGATCGTGCATCTGCTGAACACCGGGCGGGCGCAGACCAACGAAATCTTGGCTGTGACCTTTACCAACAAGGCCGCACGCGAGATGAAACAGCGCGTTGCGCGCATGTTGGAGCGTGACGTGGAGGGGATGCCGTGGCTTGGCACGTTCCACTCGGTCTGTGTGAAGCTGTTGCGTCGTCACGCCGAGCTGGTCGGGTTGAAATCGAATTTCACCATTCTGGACACGGATGACCAACTGCGCCTGTTGAAACAGTTGGTGGCGGCGGCGAATATCGACGACAAACGCTGGCCCGCGCGGATGTTGGCGGGGATCATCGACAACTGGAAAAACCGGGCGTGGACGCCGCAGAGCGTTCCGGCGAGCGAGGCCGGGGCGTATGACCATCGCGGCACGGAAATTTATGAGCAATATCAGGTGCGTCTGCGCGAGCTGAATGCGGTGGATTTCGGTGATTTGCTGCTGCACATGGTGACGATTTTCCAGAAGCACGACGACGTTTTGGCCCAGTATCAGCGGTGGTTCAAATACGTTCTGGTGGACGAATATCAGGACACGAACGTGGCGCAATATTTGTGGCTGCGTCTGTTGGCGGGCGGGCATAAGAACATTTGCTGCGTTGGCGATGACGATCAGTCGATCTATGGCTGGCGGGGCGCCGAGGTGGGCAATATCCTGCGGTTTGAAAAGGATTTTCCGGGCGCGAAGGTGGTGCGGCTGGAACAGAATTACCGCTCGACCCCGCATATTCTTGCAGCGGCTGCCGGGGTGATCCGGGGCAATGAAAACCGGCTTGGCAAGGAGCTTTGGACCGAGGCCGAGGACGGCGAGAAGGTTCGCCTTATCGGTCATTGGGACGGTGAAGAAGAGGCGCGCTGGGTCGGGGACGAGATCGAAGCGATGCAGGGCGGGACCCGCGGCATGCAGCCTATGTCATTGGATGATCTGGCAATTCTGGTGCGGGCCTCGCATCAGATGCGGGCGTTTGAGGATCGGTTTTTGACCATCGGTTTGCCCTATCGGGTGATCGGCGGGCCACGGTTTTATGAGCGGATGGAGATCCGCGATGCGATGGCCTACTTCCGGCTGGTGGTGAGCCCGGAGGATGATCTTGCCTTTGAGCGGATCGTGAATACGCCCAAGCGAGGGCTGGGTGATGTGGCCCAGAAGAAGATCCAGATGGCGGCGCGGTCGAACGGTGTGTCGTTGATTGAGGGCGCGAAAATCCTGCTTGAAACCAAAGGGTTGGGCGGGAAAGGCGCGGTTGAGCTGACGCGGCTGGTCGAGGGGTTGGACCGCTGGGCGCGGATGGCGGGCGCCGGGGATTTGAGCCATGTTGAGTTGGCCGAGATTATCCTCGATGAAAGCGGCTATACCGGGATGTGGCAGAACGACAAGACGCCGGAAGCGCCGGGGCGGCTGGAAAACCTCAAGGAACTGGTGAAGGCCTTGGAAGGCTTTGAAAACCTTGGAGGTTTTTTGGAGCATGTCAGTCTGATCATGGATAATGAAAGCGACGGCGAGGAAGCGAAAGTGTCGATTATGACGCTGCACGCGGCCAAGGGGCTGGAATTTCCGGCGGTGTTTTTACCGGGTTGGGAGGACGGGTTGTTCCCCTCGCAACGGTCGATGGATGAGAGCGGAATCAAGGGCTTAGAGGAAGAACGGCGCTTGGCCTATGTGGGGATTACACGGGCCGAGGAACTGTGCACCATCTCGTTTGCGGGCAACCGGCAGGTTTATGGCCAGTGGCAGTCGCAAATGCCGTCGCGATTCATTGATGAGCTGCCCGAGGCGCATGTCGAGGTGCTGACTCCGCCGGGGCTTTATGGTGGTGGCTATGGCGCGGCGGCACCGCGGGCGGGCGGCATTGAGAGCCGCGTGGCCGAGGCCAATGTCTATAACTCTCCTGGGTGGCGCAGGATGCAGGGACGGATCAGTGATCGGCCCGTAAGTCAGCCAAAAGAAAGAAGAAATCAGGTCATCGACCTTGATGCTGTGTCCAGCCACACAGTGGGTGAGCGGGTGTTCCACCAGAAATTCGGCTATGGCGCGATCATCGGGATCGAGGGTGACAAGCTGGAAATCGCGTTCGAGAAGGCAGGCACCAAGAAGGTGATTGCCAAGTTTGTTTCCGGCGCCAACGACATCCCATTTTAA
- a CDS encoding Mrp/NBP35 family ATP-binding protein yields the protein MKITRETILAELGRLQLPDGKNLASSGMVKALSVENGGVRFVIEAPNPDAAQRMGAIRDAAEGLIRQLPGVTEVSVVLTAHGPAEKPAAKPAAPDLKLGRHPTGARAKIELPNIRRIIAVGSGKGGVGKSTVSLNLAVALARQGKRVGLLDADIYGPSQPRMTGMYDRPTQSADKKIIPPEVHGLKMMSIGLMLEEGQAVVWRGPMLIGTLEQFLSDVVWGELDVLIVDLPPGTGDVLLSLAQKAHVDGAIMVSTPQDVALIDARKGIDMLNKLEVPIIGLVENMSFYICPKCGDEAHLFGHGGVADEARSLGVPLLAQLPIDLQTRVGGDEGRPVAAGEGAMAEAYGKLAQGLIGAGVV from the coding sequence ATGAAAATAACCCGTGAAACTATCCTTGCCGAACTCGGCCGTCTGCAACTGCCCGATGGCAAGAATCTGGCCTCGAGCGGCATGGTGAAGGCGCTTTCGGTGGAAAACGGGGGCGTGCGATTCGTTATTGAAGCGCCGAACCCGGACGCCGCACAGCGTATGGGGGCCATTCGGGATGCCGCCGAGGGGCTGATCCGGCAATTGCCGGGGGTGACGGAGGTGAGCGTGGTTCTGACCGCGCATGGGCCGGCGGAAAAGCCGGCGGCGAAACCTGCGGCGCCGGACCTGAAGCTGGGGCGGCACCCGACCGGGGCACGGGCGAAAATCGAGCTGCCTAATATAAGGAGGATCATCGCGGTCGGTTCGGGCAAGGGCGGGGTCGGGAAATCGACCGTGTCATTGAACCTTGCCGTAGCGCTGGCGCGGCAGGGCAAACGGGTGGGGCTGTTGGACGCCGATATATATGGTCCGAGCCAGCCGCGCATGACAGGTATGTATGACCGGCCCACGCAAAGCGCCGATAAGAAGATTATCCCGCCCGAGGTGCATGGCCTTAAGATGATGTCGATCGGGTTGATGTTGGAAGAGGGGCAGGCGGTTGTCTGGCGGGGGCCGATGTTGATCGGGACGCTGGAGCAATTCCTGAGCGATGTGGTGTGGGGCGAGCTGGACGTTCTGATCGTTGATCTGCCGCCGGGAACGGGGGACGTGTTGCTGAGCCTCGCGCAAAAGGCGCATGTGGATGGCGCGATCATGGTGAGCACGCCGCAGGATGTTGCGCTGATTGATGCGCGAAAAGGGATCGACATGCTGAACAAGCTGGAGGTGCCGATCATCGGGCTGGTCGAGAACATGAGCTTTTACATCTGTCCAAAGTGCGGAGACGAGGCACATCTGTTCGGACATGGCGGTGTAGCGGATGAAGCCAGATCGCTTGGCGTGCCGCTTTTGGCGCAATTGCCGATTGATCTGCAAACGCGGGTGGGCGGCGATGAGGGCCGTCCCGTGGCCGCGGGCGAGGGCGCGATGGCCGAAGCCTATGGCAAGTTGGCACAGGGGCTGATCGGGGCGGGCGTGGTGTAA
- a CDS encoding DUF1127 domain-containing protein, giving the protein MAFADTAKSSRVAHGVASFAPQLAALAERFGKWRLYHRTISELSDISPRDLAELGLSRSNLRAAAYEAVYGTR; this is encoded by the coding sequence ATGGCATTCGCAGACACAGCCAAAAGCTCCCGCGTCGCACATGGCGTGGCCTCCTTCGCCCCGCAGCTCGCTGCTCTGGCTGAGCGTTTCGGCAAATGGCGGCTTTACCACCGCACGATTAGCGAGCTGTCCGACATCTCGCCACGTGATCTTGCCGAACTCGGCCTGTCGCGGTCCAACCTGCGCGCCGCCGCTTACGAAGCGGTCTACGGCACGCGCTAA
- a CDS encoding DUF2147 domain-containing protein, whose translation MADFITRLRAVTVSGLFLTVLASPVMADKAEGLWLTGPDKKGQVGHVKLAPCGASLCGTVIKAFDKSGKDVITQNVGKRVIWDVKPTGGGDYSGRMLVSQLKATVDGVFHVAGNKMTVKGCVKKLCQSQVWTRLK comes from the coding sequence ATGGCGGATTTTATCACCAGATTGCGTGCGGTTACGGTGTCGGGGCTTTTCCTGACCGTGCTGGCATCGCCCGTGATGGCGGACAAGGCCGAAGGGCTGTGGCTGACCGGGCCGGACAAGAAGGGGCAGGTGGGTCACGTGAAGCTGGCGCCCTGTGGTGCGAGCCTGTGCGGCACGGTGATCAAGGCATTCGACAAGTCCGGTAAAGACGTTATCACCCAGAACGTCGGCAAGCGCGTGATCTGGGATGTGAAGCCGACAGGTGGCGGCGACTATAGCGGGCGTATGTTGGTGAGCCAGCTTAAGGCGACAGTGGATGGTGTGTTCCACGTTGCGGGCAACAAGATGACGGTCAAAGGCTGTGTCAAAAAGCTGTGCCAGTCGCAGGTCTGGACGCGGCTGAAGTAG
- the hisH gene encoding imidazole glycerol phosphate synthase subunit HisH, translating to MITAIVDYESGNLHSAEKAFQRMAAETDAGQVRVTSDPDVIRSADRIVLPGDGAFPACRAALFDHRGVFEAIEEAVITGGKPFLGICIGMQMMATRGLEYSETPGFGWIAGDVDKITPADGALKVPHMGWNDLVIEHPHPVFDGVETGQHAYFVHSYHFKVADPAHRLAYVDYAGEITAIVGRDNLLGMQFHPEKSQQTGLQLIANFLRWTP from the coding sequence ATGATTACCGCAATCGTTGACTACGAATCCGGCAATCTGCATTCGGCGGAAAAAGCGTTTCAACGTATGGCCGCCGAAACCGATGCCGGCCAGGTGCGCGTCACATCCGACCCCGACGTGATCCGCTCGGCCGACCGCATCGTTTTGCCCGGCGATGGCGCCTTCCCGGCCTGCCGTGCCGCCCTGTTCGATCATCGCGGCGTATTCGAGGCGATCGAAGAAGCGGTCATCACAGGCGGCAAACCCTTTCTCGGCATTTGCATCGGCATGCAAATGATGGCCACGCGCGGCTTGGAATACAGCGAAACGCCCGGCTTTGGCTGGATCGCAGGCGATGTCGACAAAATCACGCCCGCTGACGGCGCGCTCAAGGTGCCGCATATGGGGTGGAACGATCTGGTGATCGAGCATCCTCACCCGGTGTTTGATGGGGTCGAAACCGGCCAACACGCCTATTTCGTGCATTCCTATCACTTCAAAGTGGCCGACCCGGCACATCGCCTCGCCTATGTCGATTACGCCGGTGAAATCACCGCCATCGTCGGGCGCGACAACCTGTTGGGAATGCAATTCCACCCCGAGAAAAGTCAGCAAACCGGCTTGCAGCTGATTGCCAATTTCCTGCGCTGGACGCCTTAA